In the Dioscorea cayenensis subsp. rotundata cultivar TDr96_F1 chromosome 12, TDr96_F1_v2_PseudoChromosome.rev07_lg8_w22 25.fasta, whole genome shotgun sequence genome, one interval contains:
- the LOC120274024 gene encoding adenylate isopentenyltransferase 3, chloroplastic-like encodes MDSGKLPRRKNKVIFVMGATGSGKTKLAVDLALHFNGEIINSDKMQVYDGLDIITNKATLSERAGIPHHLLGGVPPTADFSAEDFSRAATLAVDSIISRGKLPFIAGGSNTYIQALVDGDDGLFRAKYDLCFIWIAVELPVLFQFVGNRVDKMVELGLVEEARGVFNIEDDDYTRGVRRAIGVPELDKYFRDENKVDSDRKAGILGEAIEQVKVNTCKLVSSQLVKIERLRVESGWDVKRLDATRVFLKRGSPEFEGAWMEMVVKPALDIVRRFLNGECEEVLAVGVCVCDSQNGREMIYNI; translated from the coding sequence ATGGATTCCGGCAAGCTCCCCCGCCGGAAAAACAAAGTCATCTTCGTCATGGGCGCCACTGGCTCCGGCAAGACAAAGCTCGCCGTCGACCTCGCCCTCCACTTCAACGGCGAGATCATCAACTCTGACAAGATGCAAGTCTATGATGGTCTTGACATCATCACTAACAAAGCCACCCTCAGCGAGCGCGCCGGCATCCCCCACCACCTCCTCGGCGGCGTCCCTCCGACAGCGGACTTCTCCGCCGAGGACTTCAGCCGTGCCGCCACCTTGGCCGTCGATTCCATAATCTCCCGGGGAAAACTCCCCTTCATTGCCGGTGGCTCCAACACTTACATCCAAGCTTTAGTCGATGGTGATGACGGTCTCTTTCGTGCAAAATATGACTTATGTTTCATTTGGATCGCCGTCGAATTGCCGGTTCTTTTTCAGTTTGTCGGAAATAGAGTCGACAAAATGGTTGAGCTAGGGTTGGTTGAGGAAGCAAGAGGAGTGTTCAACATCGAAGACGATGATTATACGAGAGGCGTTCGAAGAGCTATCGGTGTGCCAGAACTCGATAAGTATTTCAGGGATGAAAATAAGGTAGACAGTGATCGAAAAGCCGGGATTTTGGGGGAAGCTATTGAGCAAGTGAAGGTGAATACTTGTAAACTTGTGAGTTCACAGTTGGTGAAGATTGAGAGGTTGAGGGTGGAGTCGGGGTGGGATGTTAAAAGGTTGGATGCCACCAGAGTTTTCTTGAAAAGGGGATCGCCGGAGTTTGAGGGAGCTTGGATGGAGATGGTGGTGAAACCGGCTTTGGATATAGTGAGGAGGTTTTTGAATGGTGAGTGTGAGGAGGTTCTTGCtgttggtgtgtgtgtgtgtgattctCAAAATGGGAGGGAgatgatatataatatatag